The DNA sequence GCAGCTGGAATAGAAAAAGAAGTGATTTTGCTTGGCATGGGAAGTCACTTGGAATTGTGGGATGCGGCAACATACGCTGCAAAAGAACAGGCTGCGATTGCGCAAGGCATGCCTGAAGCACTCAAGCAATTTAATTTTTGATGACAGGGTGCTATGAACATATCTCATCGCCCAGTGTTACTGGCCGAGGCGGTGACGGCGCTAGTTGGCGGCCCACTGATTCAAAATCAAAACTCAGAAAAACAAATTCTAGTGATCGATGGAACCTTTGGGCGAGGCGGCCATACTCAAGCGCTGCTCAAAGAATTGAATCCATCGGCACGCATGATTTCTTTCGACAAGGATTTGGATGCGATCGCAGTAGCCCAGAAAATCAACGATCCGCGTTTGAAAGTTGTGCACGACAGCTTTGCGCAGATGGATCAGTACGCGGAACCAGAATCAGTCGATGGAATTTTGTTGGACTTGGGTATCAGCTCGCCGCAAGTGGACGAAGCGCATCGGGGATTTTCTTTTCGACGCGAAGGTCCGCTCGATATGCGCATGAATACCGATCATGGTCTAACTGCAGCAGAGTGGTTGGAGCAAGCACCGCCGGAGGAAATCACGCACGTGATTAAGACTTACGGAGAAGAGCGCTTTGCATATCAGATCGCTAAAGCCATTGTGGCAAAGCGTGAAGAAGGTTTGCCACCAAAAACTACAACAGAATTAGCAAGTCTAGTTGCTAGCGTTGTGCGTACACGTGAAGCAGGTCAAGATCCTGCAACCAGAACATTTCAGGCTCTGCGTATTTTTATCAATCGCGAGCTGGAAGATTTGGAGCTTGGTTTAAAAGCAGCTTTGAAATTATTAAAGCCTGGTGCGAGATTAGCAGTGATCAGTTTTCACTCCCTTGAAGACCGCATCGTGAAGCAATTTATGCAGGCCCATGCAAAAGTAGAGATTCCTCGTGGCTTGCCAGTGCGCGAGAAAGATTTGCCGCAAAGTGCCTTGGAAATTATTGGTCGTGTCAAACCTAGTGATGCCGAGGTGTCTGAAAATCCTCGCGCACGATCAGCAATTATGCGTGTCGCTGAAAAACGCATGGGAGCAGTTGCATGAATCGTGCAACATTGACCTTGCTCGCATTGTTATTAATTTGCGCTCTATCTTTAGTAGCGGCGCAGCAGCGTGCGCGTAAGTTATTCATTCTGCAGGAACGTGCACAGATTGAAGAGCGTAAGTTAAACCAAGAATGGTTACGTCTTGAATTTGAGCAACGTAATTTATCGAAGTCTGCACGTATCCGTGATGTTGCGCGAAATCAATTGCGTATGTCCCCAATTTCTCCTGAACGTACCTTGTACTTAAAGGAGGCTAAATGAGGCCGGTTGGTTTTTCTACTACGCCAAATTTAGTGTTGCGTCTGCCAATGTGGCGTTCGCGTTTAATGCTCTTCCTCTTATTTTTTGTATTCATGATGCTTTTGCTGCGCGCATTTTGGATTCAGGGCCCAGGCAATGCATTCTATGAGGCAAAAGGCGTGCGAGGTACTCAGCGCGAGCTAGAGTTGCCTGCTAGCCGTGGAAAAATTTTGGATCGTAATGGTCAGGTTATTGCAACTAGTCTGGAGGCGAAATCGGTTATCGCCTATAACGACACGGTGCCGGATGATTTGGCCGCAGCTAAGGTGCAAAAGCTGGCAAGTCTCTTGCAGATGAGTGAATCTGATTTACGGAAGAAATTAAAAGAAGAGCGCAAGCAAATCTTCTTAAAACGCCAAGTCGATCCAGCAGTTGCTCAGCAAATTAAGCAGTTAGAAATTCCTGGTATTGGATTAAATAATGAATATCGTCGCTTCTATCCAGAGGGCGAGGCGATGGCACACGTGGTTGGCTTTACAAACGTAAACGATAAAGGCCAAGAGGGTATGGAGCTTTCGAGAGAGAAAGATCTTGCCGGACATCCAGGGCAGAGGCGCGTAGTCGTTGATCGTCTCGGACGCGTTGTCGATGAAATGGCCATTTTGCAGTTGCCACAAAACGGAAAAGATTTAAATCTTTCTATTGATAGCAAGATTCAGTTCTTGGCTTACAACGCTGTAAAAGATGCGGTTGAAAAGCATCACGCTAAAGCAGGCGGCGCTGTGGTGTTAGATACGCAAACCGGTGAGATTTTGGCTCTAGCAAATTACCCTAGCTACAACCCAAATGATCGACGAGTATTGACTGGCGAGCAATTACGTAATCGTGTACTAACGGACACCTTTGAGCCTGGCTCAACGATGAAGCCATTAACAATTGCAATTGCATTGGAAAAGGGCGCGGTCAAGCCAGATACCAATATGGTGATTGGCGCTAAATATTTAATTGGACCAAAGCCAATTACTGATACACATCCCTATGGGAACTTAACTGTTTCTCAAATTATTCAGAAGTCTAGCAACATTGGAACAGCAAAGATTGCGATGAATAGCCTTTCTGCTGAAGAGATGTGGGATTTCTATACAGCGGTTGGATTCGGCCAAGCGCCAAAAATTGGTTTCCCTGGGGCGGTAGCTGGAACGGTTCACCCATTTAAAAAGTGGATGCCTACCGATCAAGCGCGTATTGCATTTGGCTATGGTATTTCTGCTTCGTTATTTCAGGTGGCTCGTGCTTATACAGTTTTTGCTCGTGACGGTGAATTAGTTCCTCTGACAATTGAGCGCAGCCCAGAATTTAAGCCGGGCACAAAAGTTCTTTCTCCACAAACTGCAATAGAAATGCGCAGCATGATGGAATCTGTTACTGAGCCTGGTGGTACTGCCATTAAGGCTCAGGCTGAAGGATTCCGTGTAGGCGGCAAGACTGGAACAGCGCATAAGCTAGTTGGCAAAGGGTATGGCAATAAATATCGTGCTTACTTTGCTGGCCTGGCTCCAATTAGTGCGCCACGTATTGTGGTTGCGGTGATGATTGATGAGCCCACAGGGGGAAGTCACTACGGCGGAGATGTTGCAGCACCAGTTTTCTCGACTATTGTGAGTGAAACACTGCATACCTTAAATGTTTTGCCGGATAGTAAAGTGAAGCAAATGGTGATGCAGGATAAGAATCCACAGGAGATTCAGTCTGCAAATGCTCAGGCTCAACATGTGGTTTTGAAGCGATGAGGGTGGATTTGAAAATAGACACCAATCACTTGATTGACCACTTACACACTCTAGCGAATTCCTCCGCAAAAGTGTGCGCGGATAGTCGCCAGATTCAGTCTGGCGATATCTTTTTTGCCTATCCGGTAGGTCATGGCAATGCATTGTGTGATGGACGTCAATTTATTCATGCTGCTTTAGAAAATGGTGCATCAGCTGTGGTGTTTGATCCTGCAGGTATGAGTAATCAATTTGCAGATCACCCGCAATGCATTGCAGTTGAAAATCTTGCTGCAGAAGTGGGCCAATTGTGCTCTCAGTGGTACGGGAATCCCAGTAAGGAATTGAGCATTATTGGTGTTACTGGCACTAACGGAAAGACAAGCATTACGCAGTGGCTCGCACAAGCCTTGGATGCTACTAATCATCGCACGGCGGTTTTGGGAACTTTAGGAACTGGATTTCCAGGTGCTATGGTTCAAACTGGCTATACAACTCCAGATGCTCCAAAGTTACAAACTCAGCTGGCAGAGCTGCGCAGCGTAGGGGCAAAGCAAGTTGCAATGGAAGTGTCTTCACACGCATTAGAACAAGATCGAATCGCTGGAACTGAGCTAAATTGCGCGGTCTTCACCAATCTCACGCAAGATCATTTGGATTACCACGGCAGTATGGTTGAGTACGCTGAGGCGAAAGCGAAGTTATTTCAGCAGTCTGGACTTAAGCATGCAGTCATTAATTTAGATGACGCATTTGGTCGTGAGTTAGTCATGAATCTATTGGCTAAAAACGATTTAAAGGTGTGGGCATACGCCTTGTCGCCATCAGTTTTCGAAGGCTTTGAAAAATTTGGCGACCGATTGCAGCGTATTTATGCAAAAGAGACTGCGCTGAGTAGTGCAGGCTACGATTCCACTTTTGTTTATGACAACGCAGGAAGTGTTCAATTGCACATCCCGCTATTGGGTGAATTTAATTTAAGTAACGCGCTGGCAGTATGGACAGTATTACTTACTCAAGGCATGAGCTGTGAGCTTGCAGCGCAAAAAGTCAGTCAATTAAATCCAGTGCTTGGACGTATGGAATTAATTCAGATTGGCAAACCTCAAAAAGCAGAGGGTTTGTTGGCGGTTGTCGATTACGCACATACACCAGATGCTTTAGAAAAAACTTTGCAGGCTTTGCGACCTATTGCAGATCAGCGTGGCGGAAGTATTTGGTGTGTATTTGGTTGTGGTGGCGATAGGGATTTTGGAAAGCGATCGCTGATGGGAGCTGTGGCAGGACGTTACGCTGATCAAATTTTGATTACTAGCGACAATCCGCGTTCAGAAGATCCTCAAGCCATCATGCAGATGATTCGGGCTGGTTTAAAGGCTGACGCAACAAATATTCAGATGATTATCGATCGTGCGGCTGCCATTATGGCCGCTGTTCGCCATGCGAATCCTTGCGATATAGTTTTGGTGGCTGGTAAGGGTCATGAAACTACACAAGAAATCAATGGGAAGAAATTCGATTTTTCTGATCAGGAGCATATTCGCTTGGCAGCCGGAGGTGGAATCTAATGTCCATCATGACAACGCTTGCTCAAGCACAGGCTATGCTGCCTGGAAGCAAGTTAATGAATGCTTCTGCAGGTGCTGCTCAGGAGTTATCTATTTCTCGAGTGGGTACTGATAGTCGTCAGATAGAGCGCAATGAATTATTTGTAGCTTTGGTTGGCGAGCGCTTTGATGCGCACGACTTCTTATCTGATGTTGCGAGGGCAGGCGCAGGTGCTGCACTAATTAGTAGTCAAGATAAATGCCCCGCCGACTTGCCAGCAATTTGCGTTTCGAATACACGCGTTGGTTTAGGCAATTTAGCCAAAGCATGGCGTGCTAATCATCCGATTCCTTTGGCTTTGGTTACTGGTAGCAATGGCAAGACCACAGTTAAGGAAATGATTGCATCTATTTTTAAGGCTGCGGTTGGCGAGCAACATACCTTAGTGACCAAAGGTAATTTGAACAACGATATTGGTTTGCCATTAACGCTCTTAAAGCTACGTTCAACTGATCGTCTAGCGGTTGTTGAGCTTGGCATGAATCATCCAGGCGAGACGGCACAGTTAGCTGCAATTGCACAAGCCAACATCGCATTAATTAATAATGCCCAGCGTGAGCATCAGGAATTTATGGCGACAGTAGCTGCTGTAGCTGAAGAGCATTCCGATGCAATTCGTGTGTTACCAGATGATGGCATCGCTGTTTTCCCGGCAGATTCTGAGTTTGCAAATGTTTGGCGCCAGGCTGCTGCTAGTCGCAAGGTAATTGATTTTGTTTTGTCATCAACTCAGACTAAGGCATCGGCTGCTGTGACTGGAAGTTTATTAAGTAATGGGCATGTGCAAATCCAAACAGAGCAAGGAATTATTGAAGTTCAGCTCAATACTTTGGGCAGCCACAATGTTCGTAATGCTCTAGCAGCAAGTGCGGTAGGAATTGCAGCTGGTGTAAGTCTCGAAAAAATCAAGCAGGGTCTCGAATCCTTCTCACCAGTCAATGGACGCATGCAAGCTAAGGTGATTGATTCAAATCGAACCCTCATTGATGATAGCTATAACGCTAATCCAGACTCTGTAAGAGCGGCGATTGACGCCTTAAAGCAATCAGGCAATTTATCTTGGCTTATTTTGGGTGATATGGGCGAGGTTGGTAATCAGGGGCCAGAGTTTCATCGGGAAGTTGGCGCCTATGCTGCTGAACAAGGGGTTGTCAAACTTTTTGCCTTAGGCGAGCAATGCCAATTCGCGCTTCAAGGATTTAATGAAGTTAGTCAAGATGCTGCAACAACATCTCAGGCAAAACATTTTTCGGATATGGATAGTCTCATTGCGCAATTAAGAGATGCGCTTCATGCCCAGTCCACTGGTAGCAATCAGCATTTAAATATTTTGGTTAAAGGTTCACGGTTTATGCGCATGGAGCGTGTAGTGCAAGCCTTGTTAGAGGAGGCTAAAACATGCTCTTAATGTTGGCGCAATGGCTGCAGGATGATTTCGGATTTTTTCGAGTATTTAACTACATCACTTTTAGAGCGGTGATGGCAACAGTCACTGCATTGTTAATTGGATTGGCTGCGGGACCTTGGGTCATTCGCAAACTCACCGCTTTAAAGATGGGTCAAGCAGTAAGGACGGATGGGCCACAAACACATTTAGTAAAGTCAGGCACCCCAACAATGGGTGGTGTATTGATTTTGATTGGTATCTTTATTTCTTGTATGTTGTGGGCAGATCTTAGCAATCGATTTATTTGGATTGTGATGATTGTTACTTTTGGCTTTGGCTTAGTGGGTTGGGTAGATGATTACCGTAAAGTGGTCTACAAAGATCCAAAAGGTATGGCCTCTAGAGAGAAATTCTTTTGGCAAACTTTGATTGGTTTGTTTGCTGCAATCTATCTTGCGTTCTCAGTTTCAGAAGTCAACAACCTCAAGGTGCTGCAATTATTCTACGAGTGGCTCAGAAGCGGATTTGCTTTAGATCTTCCTGCAAAGACTGACTTGCTATTGCCGTTTATGAAAGAAGTGAGCTACCCATTAGGAATTATGGGTTTCATTATTTTGAGTTACTTGGTAATTGTTGGCAGTAGTAACGCGGTGAATTTAACCGATGGCCTTGATGGCCTAGTCATCATGCCAGTCATTCTAGTGGGTGCTGCATTGGGTGCTTTTGCCTATGTGATGGGTAATGCGATTTATGCTAAGTATCTCCTCTTCCCTTATATACCTGGCGCTGGTGAGCTAATGATTTTCTGTGGCGCCATGGGCGGCGCAGGATTAGCTTTCCTTTGGTACAACACTCATCCAGCCCAAGTATTTATGGGCGACGTAGGTGCGCTAGCTTTAGGTGGTGCACTCGGCACTATCGCCGTCATTGTTCGTCAAGAAATTGTGTTGTTTGTGATGGGTGGCATTTTTGTTGCCGAAACCCTTTCAGTCATGTTGCAAGTACTTTGGTTCAAAGTAACCAAAAAACATTTTGGCGAGGGCCGTCGTATTTTCCGTATGGCGCCATTGCATCATCATTTTGAATTAGGTGGTTGGAAAGAAACGCAGGTAGTTGTGCGGTTCTGGATCATCACGATTCTCTTAGTCTTAATTGGCTTATCTAGCCTGAAGTTACGGTGATCCAAAAGTAAATATGTTGATTTTAGAAAATACCTTCGCTAATTCAGCCTTTATGGGTGATGAGGGCTATCAAGCACCAAGCAGATTCCTTATTTTGGGTTTGGGTGAATCCGGTGTCGCCATGGCTAAGTGGTGCTTGCGTAATGGTGCAGAGGTACGTCTCGCCGACACTCGTGAGCAATCATCATTCAGTGAGCGTCAGAATGCTTGGTTGCAGGAGCTTAACCTTGCTGGACTAAAAGATACTTGTTTTGGACCTTTGAGTGATGACTTACTCAATGAAATTGATGTGATTGGTATCAGTCCAGGGCTTTCTCCGGTGCAAGATCCAATTTATTCTTTCTTGGTAAAAGCTGAGGAAGCTGAAATCGACGTTTGGAGCGAAATTGAATTTTTTACTCGTGCAATTTCTGCTTTAGGTCGCATGGCTCAGGTGCAAGAGTCTAGTTATGAGGCTGCGGTATTGGCAATCACTGGTACCAATGGCAAAACAACGACCACCGCACTAACAGGGCAACTCTGTGAGCGCGCTGGTAAGAAGGTTGCTGTGGCGGGAAACATCAGCCCTGCTGCTTTGGAAAAATTAATGAACTGCTTAGACTTGGCGGATCAGATTGTCGACATGCCTGATGTTTGGGTGTTGGAGTTATCTAGTTTCCAGCTGGTTTATACCCACACCTTAAATGCAACTGCAGCAACTGTGTTGAACATTACCCAAGACCATTTGGATTGGCATGGGGATATGCAGGCTTATGCAGATGCTAAGTCAAAAATATTTGGCGCCGATACAGTATGCATCCTGAATCGTGATGACTCTCTTGTAATGAGCTTGCTTTCAGAAGAGCAAAAAGCAGAGAAAACTATTGTGACTTTTGGTTCTAATCGTCCAGATGAGCAAGGCGCCTTTGGTATTGAGCATGACTTGCGTGCTGGTGGCATTGATTGGCTAGTGTGGGCTGAGGTGGATGAGGATGTAGAGCCTAAGCCTAAGCGTCGTCGTAAGGCTGCGGTTGTTGAGGATGATGAGCCTTTACGATTGAAACGTCTCATTCCAGCTGATGCATTAAGAATACGTGGTCGTCACAACGCCTTAAATGCCTTAGCTGCGCTTGCCTTAGCGCGTGCCGCTAATTTGCCAATGAATGTTCTGTTGCATGGTTTGCGTGATTACCATGGCGAGCCTCATCGAGTTCAAAGTATTGCAATCGTTAAAGACGTTGAGTATGTGGACGATAGTAAAGGCACTAATGTAGGCGCTACTGTTGCTGCATTAAATGGCTTGGGTAATAACGAATCAGGCAAACGCATTTGGTTAATTGCTGGCGGAGACGGTAAGGGGCAAGATTTCAGTCCACTTCGTGAGCCAGCTTTGCGTTTTGTAAAAGGCGCTTTCGTAATCGGTAAAGATGGCGCTGCAATTGGCGAGGCATTGGGTGTTGGCATACCAGTTACCAATTGCGGTGACTTGGTGTCTGCGGTTCAGGCTGCTGCGGCACAGGCCATCTCTGGAGATTTGGTGTTGTTATCCCCAGCTTGCGCCAGCCTAGATCAGTTCCGCGACTACAAGGAGCGTGCTCAAGTATTTGTCGCAGAAGTCGAAGAGCTGGGAATGCGCTTTGAAGGAGTCCAGGCATGAACTTAAAAGAGAAATTCTTTCCTGAAAATCGCCTTGGATTAAACCGCTTCTGGAATTTTTCTAGAGGAGGAATTGATAACTTCCGCACTGGCTTGCGTGATGCAGTATCTGGCGTAGAGCAAACCCGTTCACGCATGATGGAGTATGACCAGTTGCTTGTTTGGGCAATCTTGTCCCTCATGTTGATTGGCCTAGTGATGGTGTACTCAGCTTCCATTACTTTGGCTGATGGGCCTAAGTACGCAAACTACAGTAGCAACTTTTTCTTGATCCGCCACATGATTTCTTTGGTGATTGCTATTGGGGTGGGGATTTGGGCTTTCAAGATTCCAACAAAAGTATGGGATCGTTATTCACCAGTCATTTTTGGATTTACTGTTTTATTACTTATCGCGGTACTTATTCCTGGTGTTGGTAAAGGTGTGAATGGTGCAAAGCGTTGGATTCCTTTGGGCTTAATGAACTTCCAACCTTCCGAGTTAATGAAATTTGCCGCAGTGATCTTTGCGGCAAGTTATACAGTGCAACGCCAAGAGTATCTTCATTCTTTTGTGAAGGGCATGCTGCCTATGGGCATTGCAGTTGCTCTGGTTGGTGGCTTATTGATGGCTGAACCAGATATGGGCGCTTTCGTAGTAGTTGCCTTAATCGCATTTGGCATTCTCTTTTTGGGTGGAATTAACGCTAAATTATTTGGTGGATTGATTGCGGTTGGCTTGATGAGCGGGGCAACAATGATTGCGCTCTCACCATTCCGTCGTGGTCGCATGTTGGCATTTATGGATCCATGGCAAGTGGATAACGCCGCTAATAAAGGTTATCAGCTAACGCATTCACTCATGGCGTTTGGGCGTGGAGAATGGTTTGGTACGGGTCTAGGTGGTAGCGTAGAGAAATTGCATTACTTACCTGAAGCGCACACCGATTTCATCATGGCGGTGATTGGTGAAGAATTGGGATTTGTTGGGGTGGTTGTCATGATCTTCTTGTTCTATTGGATCGTACGACGCGCTTTCCTAATTGGTCGTACAGCCTTGCAGTTGGATCGCAGCTTTGCAGGCCTGGCTGCTAAGGGTGTTGCAATTTGGATTGGTTGGCAGGCCTTTATTAATATGGGCGTGAACCTTGGACTGTTACCAACTAAAGGTTTGACTTTGCCATTGGTGAGTTATGGCGGCTCAGGCATTTTGATGAATGCTGTTGCGATGGCAATGCTATTGCGCATTGATTTTGAAAATCGCATTCTGATGCGTGGAGGGAAGCTTTGACAAAACCCTCAATCTTGGTGATGGCAGGTGGCACTGGTGGGCATATTTTCCCAGGCCTTGCTGTCGCTGAATACTTGCGGATTTGTGGCTGGAGTGTCTCTTGGTTGGGAAATCAAGCTGGCATGGAGTATCGCCTTGTGAAGTCCTGTGACTTTCCGTTTGAGGCAGTCGAGTTTGGCGGTCTTCGTGGCAAAGGTTTAAAAGCACAGTTGATGCTACCGATTAACCTCATGCGTGCTTGTTTTCAGAGTTGGAAGATTATGCGCCGCGTGAAGCCAAATGTTGTTTTGGGAATGGGTGGCTACATTACCTTCCCTGGTGGTTTGGTAAGTAAACTCTTGAAGCGTCCTTTGGTTTTGCATGAGTCAAATTCAGTGGCTGGTAGTGCTAATCGTGCATTAAGCAAAATTGCTATGCGCACTCTCACTGGATTCCCTCATACGATGGCAAACGCAGAGTGGGTTGGCAATCCGATCCGCGAAGAGTTTGATCATATGCTTGCGCCTGCAGCACGGTATGAACAGCGCCAAGGACCACTTTCCATCTTGGTGGTGGGTGGTAGCTTGGGCGCTGCAGCCTTAAATGAAAATATTCCAGCTGCCTTAGCATTGATTCCAGCTGAGTCACGTCCTAAGGTGGTTCACCAGGCGGGCGATAAGCATTTAGCAGATCTGCAAAAAAGATATGCGGATGTTGGTGTAGATGCAGATATTCGTCCATTTATTGATGACATGCCAACTGCGTATTCACAGGCAGATTTAGTCATTTGCCGCTCGGGTGCTATGACAGTCTCTGAAATAGCTGCTTGTGGCATTGCCTCTTGCTTGATTCCATTTCCTCATGCAATTGATGACCATCAAACTGCGAATGCACAGTTTCTGTCAAATGCAGATGCGGCAGTTTTATTGCCGCAGCCATTGCTGAACCCGCAGGATTTGGCATTGATGATTCAAAACTTCAATCGTGCGGACTTAAAAGAGATGGCATTGCGTGCACATGCTTTAGCAAAGCCGCATGCAACTCAGCGAGTGGCTGAGGTATGCGCAGATTGTGCGGGGGTGGGTATATGAAACATATCGTTCAACAAATTCACTTCATCGGTATCGGTGGTGCGGGTATGAGTGGCATTGCAGAAGTGCTTTTGAACCTGGGGTACCAAGTTTCAGGATCTGATCTTGCTGAGGGTGCCGTAACTAAGCGTCTTAAAGAGTTGGGCGCAGTGATTCATATTGGGCATGACCCTAAAAATATTGGCACTGCTGAGGCAGTAGTGATTTCAACGGCGGTTGCTGGGAATAACCCAGAAGTCTTGGCTGCAAGAGCTGCAAAGATTCCAGTAATTCAGCGTGCTGTGATGTTGGGCGAGTTAATGCGCTTAAAGCAGGGTATTGCCATTG is a window from the Polynucleobacter sp. MWH-Aus1W21 genome containing:
- the murG gene encoding undecaprenyldiphospho-muramoylpentapeptide beta-N-acetylglucosaminyltransferase, which codes for MAGGTGGHIFPGLAVAEYLRICGWSVSWLGNQAGMEYRLVKSCDFPFEAVEFGGLRGKGLKAQLMLPINLMRACFQSWKIMRRVKPNVVLGMGGYITFPGGLVSKLLKRPLVLHESNSVAGSANRALSKIAMRTLTGFPHTMANAEWVGNPIREEFDHMLAPAARYEQRQGPLSILVVGGSLGAAALNENIPAALALIPAESRPKVVHQAGDKHLADLQKRYADVGVDADIRPFIDDMPTAYSQADLVICRSGAMTVSEIAACGIASCLIPFPHAIDDHQTANAQFLSNADAAVLLPQPLLNPQDLALMIQNFNRADLKEMALRAHALAKPHATQRVAEVCADCAGVGI